One stretch of Burkholderia oklahomensis C6786 DNA includes these proteins:
- a CDS encoding SET domain-containing protein-lysine N-methyltransferase, with product MTITLIDPVQQRTGIYPSPDLKVEDGYPSTDTFQIIQTQDGRGAGVRVLRAFARGRRMARVSGQITAFCRLHTLQINAHTHLYDPHFSGLLLHSCDPNVRLDMAGFELWSLRDIAPGEMLTMDYASTEDVLMRQFECHCGAPNCRRWITGAKELPNENGLALLAGLRTAVPA from the coding sequence ATGACGATCACCCTCATCGATCCTGTCCAGCAACGCACGGGAATCTATCCGTCACCCGACCTGAAGGTCGAGGACGGCTATCCGTCGACCGACACGTTCCAGATCATCCAGACGCAGGACGGTCGCGGCGCGGGCGTCCGCGTCCTCCGTGCGTTCGCGCGCGGCCGGCGGATGGCGCGCGTGTCCGGGCAGATCACCGCGTTCTGCCGGCTGCACACGCTGCAGATCAACGCGCACACGCATCTGTACGACCCGCACTTCAGCGGCCTGCTGCTCCATTCGTGCGATCCGAACGTGCGCCTCGACATGGCGGGATTCGAGCTGTGGTCGCTGCGCGACATCGCGCCGGGCGAGATGCTGACGATGGACTACGCGTCGACCGAGGACGTGCTGATGCGCCAGTTCGAGTGCCACTGCGGCGCGCCGAACTGCCGGCGCTGGATCACCGGCGCGAAGGAGCTGCCGAACGAAAACGGGCTGGCGCTCCTCGCCGGCTTGCGGACCGCCGTGCCCGCCTGA
- a CDS encoding TauD/TfdA family dioxygenase, giving the protein MDSFIELQETDRRQVPVRGRAYLAGADSPLVPVTIPIANDLALALAHPADTPADAAALCRSTIDARLPDTGALLFRGLPIAGRAGFDAFMRALGYAPHSYSGGIAVRARDAGYALVASQEDPRITMAPHNEMAYLPHPPRKVFFFCAAAADEGGEVPINDIRLAAGQIPDEILAKFERKRIGYHRYLPRESTPTQIGWIDTFGVRERDAVDALMRDKGYEHRWLDDDGLGYGYVHDAFLDDPAGGAPLWFNQVTELHASYWRSHPLFPSDWDDARYPATTTYGDGEPIDPELVTKLRAALWRTSRAVAMRPGDVLVLDNTYVQHGRFAFSGPRLHLVSLTD; this is encoded by the coding sequence ATGGATTCCTTCATCGAACTGCAAGAAACCGACCGGCGCCAGGTGCCGGTCCGCGGCCGCGCCTATCTGGCGGGGGCCGACAGCCCGCTCGTGCCGGTGACGATTCCGATCGCGAACGATCTGGCGCTCGCGCTCGCGCATCCGGCCGACACGCCCGCCGACGCCGCCGCCCTCTGCCGCAGCACGATCGACGCGCGGCTGCCCGACACGGGCGCGCTGCTGTTCCGCGGGCTGCCGATCGCCGGCCGCGCCGGCTTCGACGCGTTCATGCGGGCGCTCGGCTACGCGCCGCACAGCTACAGCGGCGGCATCGCGGTGCGCGCGCGCGACGCGGGCTACGCGCTCGTCGCGAGCCAGGAAGACCCGCGCATCACGATGGCCCCGCACAACGAGATGGCCTATCTGCCCCATCCTCCGCGCAAGGTGTTCTTCTTCTGCGCGGCCGCCGCGGACGAAGGCGGCGAGGTGCCGATCAACGACATCCGGCTCGCCGCCGGGCAAATCCCCGACGAGATTCTCGCGAAGTTCGAGCGCAAGCGGATCGGCTATCACCGCTATCTGCCGCGCGAATCGACGCCCACGCAGATCGGCTGGATCGACACGTTCGGCGTGCGCGAGCGCGACGCCGTCGACGCGCTGATGCGCGACAAAGGCTACGAGCATCGCTGGCTCGACGACGACGGCCTCGGCTACGGCTACGTCCACGACGCGTTCCTCGACGATCCCGCGGGCGGCGCGCCGCTGTGGTTCAACCAGGTGACGGAGCTGCACGCGTCGTACTGGCGCAGCCATCCGCTCTTCCCGTCGGACTGGGACGACGCGCGCTATCCGGCGACGACGACGTACGGCGACGGCGAGCCGATCGATCCCGAGCTCGTCACGAAGCTGCGCGCGGCGCTCTGGCGCACGTCGCGCGCGGTCGCGATGCGGCCGGGCGACGTGCTCGTGCTCGACAACACCTACGTGCAGCACGGCCGTTTCGCGTTCTCCGGGCCGCGCCTGCATCTCGTCAGCCTGACCGACTGA
- a CDS encoding type I polyketide synthase, with the protein MRQIVSTSDGSLDSQARIIAFPFAGGSDSSYGDIARELGDAFAFTTLSLPGRGAAQHIPFYDDWPSLVDDLAAEIVRLDDGTPLFLFGHSLGALLAYEVARVLEQRSGVQPAGLFLSGHPAPARERATDAWRRQTHTLPDADFIEAVRRWGFFPDGALDDPDVARYVLPPLRADLRLAETYRHAPGDALRAHCVIYGGAADPSTTVDDLRAWRAHVSPRHACPVEVFDGDHFYFLDAPSRAALCASLAGHAERRLADRPASIVTATPDSNTRVAACLRAADDWGDAHSVLAAIRERVARTPDALALQDGARTWTYRELASHAAELADALRAAGVGRQDVVGVLLPHGAEYVLTIVAAWSIGASVCLLEKSWPDTLVGEFVASCRVKQIATIPALLARASKHLPASRCTLVGASPARADRAWTPVAPRRDDIAFVSLTSGSTGKPKAVLTTHVGTSYCFHARDALYPYADDEREGLNVFLAWECLRPLMFGRPAVVIGDDVIFDPPRLVALLRQARITRLVVTPSLLESVLDFPGIAAQLRDALAHMSAWFLMGEVVPQRVVDKARAAFPPSVRLVNAYSTWESLDVCYADLLPSRSDAGGRRVPIGRPLPGCALAVLDEAGRAVPAGATGELHVASPGLGPGYLDDAARTAEKFLPSVRALAERGHDTPVYRTGDRARLLPDGQIAILGRIDNTVKIRGFKVLLHAIENVLDAVDGVSKSLVVPIDDPHTRQPSALAAYVVGHDGAPSETTLARLRQQARAKLPEYAVPAHFIGLDAFPLRAGTSRKLDKHALPPPPASAAPPASRDAATPVAGDGLEARLADVWRDALGVESVARDDHFFELGGNSLSAAKVVGLLGERLGLALAVVDLYQHSRLCDLADHCRRSRDDATRPRADEARASRATPAADAPKVAIVGMAGRFPGADSINAFWHNLTHGVDSLSRFSREQLLAKGVDAAQLDHPDWVSAAQVIGDADKFDALFFGIGSREAVLMDPQHRLFMEVAWSALEQAGYARSDNRYRTRTGVFASCGIDGYLVHHLQGGGLHTPLDPGRLMLTEIGNEKDYIATRVAYQLDLGGPAISVGAACSSALVAVVQAAQAIRSGQCEMAIAGASALSFPNFGFCHEDGLVGSADGHVRPFDTRASGTLFGDAVGAVVLKRLDLAEADGDPILAVISGVGLSNDGRMKAGYTAPNADAQRRAIVDALDMAGVRSEQISYVECHATATLIGDAIELKGLSDAFAQTRGGDAPIAGSCAIGCVKGNIGHANCAAGITGLIKTVLQLQHRQRVPTVHFDTLNPKLVPFVEHDASPFVVQRHGGDWTVADPSMQLPRRAGVSSFGIGGTNAHVIVEEAPARAAAPADGTPRARHLMTASARSPGALARHLRALAERVATMDAAELACGAYTLHVAREAHPLRVALTVPAQPAEAAAALRSNAGALADSLDTPDALDAPVRAKPGATVAFCFSGQGSQHPGMARELYRSNAEAGRFRHHFDAACAALERALGMPIASAILDADDTEMRRPLVTQCGLFAVEHALASVLGEYGVRPVAVAGHSIGQYAAAVVAEALTLDQAAALVAARASATQALTTFAAADGTRARGGMLAVTGDEARVEQWVARRADIWIAVRNAPRALVLAGAEPALADARRALAALDCQCRPVPVSHPFHTPLMQPVADAIGARRIEGAAPRMPMTCNVSGGWLGADAASADYWARHLLAPVRWSDNVAALLRWKPDVVLEIGPGTVLCSLLGKHLAAGANALASADADEQAATIAPRVLSSLPAARSDADDADHFSNMLGELWCAGVPIDWRAYHAHEAASPGRALARTPLPGYSFERDSYWTRPEASIYVDAPSESAESAESATPASRAADATNAANTAIASNAATAASACTCTAESRSCGAACHDAAFDCDIASPQAPASRWLARLRPRRRPRMKLYCFPYAGGSSRSFDGWARIAPDWLDIVAIEWPGRNARAEAPLARDDADDLAARDAIAAAIVADAGELPVAFCGLSYGGAAATDLLSGPLRAWAASGRVKGLVVVGRAPLLEQPAIDAPADSFLLVPDALRDDPLWQEVFRPVLEADLDADTRTAHRIAQRWRDGGEHPLLTIPLQIHGGADDPAFDWRLAGDWAQISSAPLAGRHVYPGGHDFMMRCESEIVSRVAAWLRPQRAAHATAPAPTFALHWQPRPVAPEAAEATPETTPARPECAVYATGREADALEWLMPRLRAGDGHAALLCVGAGDDPLGVAQCAGFVGLWQTLAARECAGVLTLLLPADARSGPLVGAARVASAEHAALRVRLVLADDHPDLAPRAADLRWAAALARDAASFAEEPWLLRRDGRMFVPRLMPHAAPALPEGTLGAAGGPYLVTGAAGGLGRALVDWLIDEQQVPPHRIVALCRDARTAPRGVRAVAADLADARALDAALESIGSVEGVFHLAGVLDDGVIGNLDDARLRRVLAPKQSLAALLAHAPRWRTRWAVAFSSTSALLGVPGQANYAAANAWLDQLACWPAQPGQPAVLSIQWGSWADVGMSARSDRALRRAIQDGERPLAPDAAFAALGALLAGALGGALPGRQFAVCDVDWPRSPWRDAPVVAALAHEGASVAAAARDTANRTNTASTTGAAAIAMSDASASASGKAAGISADSDSGSGSARPARPTHERAHLAAATSASSPAARAMPSASARDPVRAFLEDYVSRWDERLDLATLGLDSLDLAQMRNGFFKKFGVQIPLSTLASPTLKIGELARRMRNVAGIADE; encoded by the coding sequence ATGAGGCAAATAGTTTCCACGAGCGACGGATCCCTCGACAGCCAGGCCCGGATCATTGCGTTCCCGTTCGCGGGCGGAAGCGATTCCAGTTACGGGGACATCGCACGCGAGCTCGGCGACGCGTTCGCATTCACGACGCTCAGTCTGCCCGGGCGCGGCGCGGCGCAGCACATCCCGTTCTACGACGACTGGCCGTCGCTCGTCGACGATCTCGCGGCCGAGATCGTGCGGCTCGACGACGGGACGCCGCTGTTCCTGTTCGGCCATAGTCTCGGCGCGCTGCTCGCGTACGAAGTCGCGCGTGTGCTCGAGCAACGGAGCGGCGTGCAACCGGCCGGCCTGTTCCTGTCCGGCCATCCCGCGCCTGCGCGCGAACGCGCCACCGACGCGTGGCGTCGGCAGACGCACACGCTGCCCGATGCGGATTTCATCGAAGCCGTGCGGCGCTGGGGCTTCTTCCCCGACGGCGCGCTCGACGATCCCGACGTCGCGCGCTACGTCCTCCCGCCGCTCAGAGCGGACCTTCGGCTCGCGGAGACCTACCGGCATGCGCCCGGCGATGCGCTGCGTGCGCATTGCGTGATCTACGGCGGCGCCGCCGATCCGAGCACGACCGTCGACGACCTGCGCGCCTGGCGCGCGCACGTTTCGCCGCGACACGCGTGCCCGGTCGAAGTGTTCGACGGCGACCATTTCTATTTTCTCGACGCGCCGTCCCGCGCGGCGCTGTGCGCGAGTCTCGCCGGCCACGCCGAGCGACGCCTCGCGGACCGTCCCGCGTCGATCGTCACGGCGACGCCCGATTCGAACACGCGCGTCGCGGCGTGTCTGCGCGCCGCGGACGATTGGGGCGATGCGCATTCGGTGCTCGCCGCGATTCGCGAGCGCGTCGCGCGCACGCCCGATGCGCTCGCGTTGCAGGACGGCGCGCGCACGTGGACCTATCGCGAGCTCGCGTCGCACGCGGCCGAGCTCGCCGACGCGCTGCGCGCGGCGGGCGTCGGCCGGCAGGACGTCGTCGGCGTCTTGTTGCCGCACGGCGCGGAGTACGTGCTGACGATCGTCGCCGCCTGGTCGATCGGCGCGTCGGTGTGCCTGCTCGAAAAGAGCTGGCCCGACACGCTCGTCGGCGAATTCGTCGCGAGCTGCCGCGTCAAGCAGATCGCGACGATCCCGGCGCTGCTCGCGCGCGCGAGCAAGCATCTGCCCGCCTCGCGCTGCACGCTCGTCGGCGCGTCGCCGGCGCGCGCGGATCGCGCCTGGACGCCCGTTGCGCCGCGCCGCGACGACATCGCGTTCGTTTCGCTGACGAGCGGCTCGACGGGCAAGCCGAAGGCCGTCCTCACGACGCACGTCGGCACGAGCTATTGCTTCCATGCGCGCGACGCGCTGTATCCGTACGCCGACGACGAGCGCGAAGGGCTCAACGTCTTTCTCGCCTGGGAATGCCTGCGTCCGCTGATGTTCGGCCGCCCGGCCGTCGTCATCGGCGACGACGTGATCTTCGATCCGCCGCGGCTCGTCGCGCTGCTGCGGCAGGCGCGGATCACGCGGCTCGTCGTCACGCCATCGCTGCTCGAAAGCGTGCTCGATTTCCCGGGCATCGCCGCGCAATTGCGCGACGCGCTCGCGCACATGTCCGCGTGGTTCCTGATGGGCGAAGTCGTGCCGCAGCGCGTCGTCGACAAGGCCCGCGCGGCGTTTCCGCCGTCGGTGCGGCTCGTGAACGCGTACAGCACGTGGGAAAGCCTCGACGTCTGCTATGCGGACCTGCTGCCGTCGCGGAGCGACGCCGGCGGGCGGCGCGTGCCGATCGGGCGGCCGTTGCCCGGCTGCGCGCTCGCGGTGCTCGACGAAGCGGGACGCGCGGTGCCGGCGGGCGCGACGGGCGAGCTCCATGTCGCGTCGCCCGGCCTCGGGCCCGGCTATCTCGACGACGCGGCCCGCACCGCCGAGAAGTTCCTGCCGTCCGTGCGCGCGCTCGCCGAGCGCGGGCACGACACGCCCGTCTACCGGACGGGCGACCGCGCGCGGCTGCTGCCGGACGGCCAGATCGCGATCCTCGGCCGCATCGACAACACGGTGAAGATCCGCGGCTTCAAGGTGCTGCTGCATGCGATCGAGAACGTGCTCGACGCGGTCGACGGCGTCAGCAAGTCGCTCGTCGTGCCGATCGACGATCCGCACACGCGGCAGCCGTCGGCGCTCGCCGCCTACGTCGTCGGCCACGACGGCGCGCCGTCCGAGACGACGCTTGCGCGGCTGCGCCAGCAGGCGCGCGCGAAGCTGCCCGAATACGCGGTGCCCGCGCATTTCATCGGCCTCGACGCGTTTCCGCTGCGCGCGGGCACGTCGCGCAAGCTCGACAAGCACGCGCTGCCGCCGCCCCCGGCATCGGCCGCGCCGCCCGCCTCGCGCGACGCCGCGACGCCCGTCGCGGGCGACGGCCTCGAAGCGCGGCTCGCGGACGTCTGGCGCGACGCGCTCGGCGTCGAATCGGTCGCGCGCGACGATCATTTCTTCGAGCTCGGCGGCAATTCGCTGAGCGCGGCGAAGGTGGTCGGCCTGCTCGGCGAACGGCTCGGGCTCGCGCTCGCCGTCGTCGATCTGTATCAGCACAGCCGGCTGTGCGATCTCGCCGATCACTGCCGCCGCTCGCGAGACGACGCGACGCGCCCGCGTGCGGACGAAGCCCGCGCATCGCGCGCGACGCCCGCCGCCGATGCGCCGAAGGTCGCGATCGTCGGCATGGCCGGACGCTTCCCCGGCGCCGATTCGATCAACGCGTTCTGGCACAACCTGACGCACGGCGTCGACAGTCTGTCGCGCTTCTCGCGCGAGCAGCTGCTCGCGAAGGGCGTCGACGCCGCGCAGCTCGATCATCCGGACTGGGTATCGGCCGCACAGGTCATCGGCGACGCCGACAAGTTCGACGCGCTCTTCTTCGGCATCGGCTCGCGCGAAGCCGTGCTGATGGATCCGCAGCACCGGCTCTTCATGGAAGTCGCGTGGAGCGCGCTCGAGCAGGCGGGCTACGCGCGCAGCGACAACCGCTACCGCACGCGCACCGGCGTGTTCGCGAGCTGCGGGATCGACGGCTATCTCGTCCATCATCTGCAAGGCGGCGGCCTGCATACGCCGCTCGATCCGGGCCGGCTGATGCTCACCGAGATCGGCAACGAGAAGGATTACATCGCGACGCGCGTCGCGTACCAGCTCGATCTCGGCGGGCCCGCGATATCGGTCGGCGCGGCGTGCAGCAGCGCGCTCGTCGCGGTCGTGCAGGCGGCGCAGGCGATCCGCTCCGGCCAGTGCGAGATGGCGATCGCGGGCGCGTCCGCGCTGTCGTTCCCGAACTTCGGCTTCTGCCACGAGGACGGCCTCGTCGGCAGCGCCGACGGCCACGTGCGCCCGTTCGACACGCGCGCGAGCGGCACGCTGTTCGGCGACGCGGTCGGCGCGGTCGTGCTGAAGCGCCTCGATCTCGCGGAGGCGGACGGCGATCCGATTCTCGCCGTGATCTCGGGCGTCGGGCTGTCGAACGACGGCCGCATGAAGGCGGGCTACACCGCGCCGAACGCGGACGCGCAGCGGCGCGCTATCGTCGACGCGCTCGACATGGCCGGCGTGCGCTCCGAGCAGATTTCGTACGTCGAATGCCATGCGACCGCGACGCTGATCGGCGACGCGATCGAGCTGAAGGGACTCTCCGACGCATTCGCGCAGACGCGCGGCGGCGACGCGCCCATCGCGGGCAGCTGCGCGATCGGCTGCGTGAAGGGCAACATCGGTCACGCGAACTGCGCGGCCGGAATCACGGGGCTCATCAAGACGGTGCTGCAGCTCCAGCACCGGCAGCGCGTGCCGACCGTGCATTTCGACACGCTCAATCCGAAGCTCGTGCCGTTCGTCGAGCACGATGCGTCGCCGTTCGTCGTGCAGCGGCACGGCGGCGACTGGACGGTCGCCGATCCGTCGATGCAATTGCCGCGGCGCGCCGGCGTGTCGAGCTTCGGGATCGGCGGCACCAATGCGCACGTGATCGTCGAGGAAGCGCCCGCGCGCGCCGCCGCGCCCGCCGACGGCACGCCGCGCGCGCGCCATCTGATGACCGCCTCCGCGCGCTCGCCGGGTGCGCTCGCGCGCCATCTGCGCGCGCTCGCCGAGCGCGTCGCGACGATGGACGCCGCCGAACTCGCGTGCGGCGCGTACACGCTGCACGTCGCGCGCGAAGCGCATCCGCTGCGCGTCGCGCTCACCGTGCCCGCGCAGCCGGCCGAAGCAGCCGCCGCGCTTCGCTCGAACGCCGGCGCGCTTGCCGACTCGCTCGATACACCCGACGCGCTCGACGCCCCCGTTCGCGCGAAGCCGGGCGCAACCGTCGCGTTCTGCTTCTCGGGACAGGGCTCGCAGCATCCGGGCATGGCGCGCGAGCTCTATCGATCGAACGCGGAAGCCGGCCGCTTCCGTCATCACTTCGACGCCGCGTGCGCGGCGCTCGAACGCGCGCTCGGCATGCCGATCGCGAGCGCGATCCTCGACGCCGACGACACCGAGATGCGTCGTCCGCTCGTCACGCAATGCGGGCTGTTCGCGGTCGAACATGCGCTCGCGTCGGTGCTCGGCGAATACGGCGTGCGGCCCGTCGCCGTCGCGGGACACAGCATCGGCCAGTACGCGGCCGCCGTCGTCGCCGAGGCGCTCACGCTCGATCAGGCGGCCGCGCTCGTCGCCGCGCGCGCGAGCGCGACGCAGGCGCTGACGACGTTCGCCGCCGCCGACGGCACGCGCGCGCGCGGCGGCATGCTCGCCGTCACGGGCGACGAAGCGCGCGTCGAGCAGTGGGTCGCGCGGCGCGCCGACATCTGGATCGCGGTGCGCAACGCGCCGCGCGCGCTCGTGCTGGCGGGCGCCGAGCCGGCGCTCGCGGACGCCAGGCGCGCGCTCGCCGCGCTCGACTGCCAATGCCGGCCGGTGCCGGTATCGCATCCGTTCCATACGCCGCTGATGCAGCCCGTCGCCGATGCGATCGGCGCGCGGCGCATCGAAGGCGCGGCGCCGCGGATGCCGATGACGTGCAACGTGTCGGGCGGCTGGCTCGGCGCCGATGCGGCGTCGGCCGACTACTGGGCGCGCCATCTGCTCGCGCCGGTGCGCTGGTCGGACAACGTCGCGGCGCTGCTGCGCTGGAAGCCGGACGTCGTGCTCGAAATCGGCCCCGGCACCGTGCTGTGCAGCCTGCTCGGCAAGCATCTCGCGGCCGGGGCGAACGCCCTCGCATCGGCGGATGCGGATGAGCAGGCGGCGACGATCGCGCCGCGCGTGCTGTCGTCGCTGCCCGCCGCGCGCAGCGACGCGGACGACGCCGATCATTTCAGCAACATGCTCGGCGAATTGTGGTGCGCCGGCGTGCCGATCGATTGGCGCGCGTATCACGCACACGAAGCGGCGTCGCCCGGCCGCGCGCTGGCTCGCACGCCGCTGCCCGGCTATTCGTTCGAGCGCGACAGCTATTGGACGCGGCCGGAAGCGTCGATCTACGTCGATGCGCCGTCTGAATCGGCTGAATCCGCTGAATCCGCGACGCCGGCGAGCCGCGCGGCCGATGCGACGAATGCGGCGAACACGGCGATCGCGTCGAACGCCGCAACCGCAGCGTCGGCGTGCACGTGCACCGCGGAATCGCGATCGTGCGGCGCTGCCTGTCACGACGCCGCCTTCGACTGCGACATCGCGTCGCCGCAAGCCCCCGCGTCGCGCTGGCTCGCGCGCCTCAGGCCGCGCCGCCGGCCGCGGATGAAGCTGTACTGCTTCCCGTACGCAGGCGGCAGCAGCCGCAGCTTCGACGGCTGGGCGCGCATCGCGCCGGATTGGCTCGACATCGTCGCGATCGAATGGCCGGGCCGCAACGCGCGCGCCGAAGCGCCGCTCGCGCGCGACGACGCCGACGATCTCGCCGCCCGCGACGCGATTGCCGCCGCGATCGTCGCGGACGCGGGCGAATTGCCCGTCGCGTTCTGCGGCTTGAGCTACGGCGGCGCCGCCGCGACCGACTTGCTGAGCGGGCCGCTGCGCGCCTGGGCCGCGAGCGGCCGGGTGAAGGGGCTCGTCGTCGTCGGACGCGCGCCGCTCCTCGAACAGCCGGCGATCGACGCGCCGGCGGACAGCTTCCTGCTCGTCCCCGACGCGCTGCGCGACGATCCGCTGTGGCAGGAAGTCTTCCGGCCGGTGCTCGAAGCCGACCTCGACGCCGACACGCGCACCGCGCACCGAATCGCGCAACGCTGGCGCGACGGCGGCGAGCATCCGCTGCTGACGATCCCGCTGCAGATCCACGGCGGCGCCGACGATCCGGCGTTCGACTGGCGGCTCGCCGGCGACTGGGCGCAGATCTCGTCCGCGCCGCTTGCGGGCCGGCACGTCTATCCGGGCGGCCACGATTTCATGATGCGCTGCGAATCGGAGATCGTCTCGCGCGTGGCCGCCTGGCTGCGGCCGCAGCGCGCGGCGCACGCGACGGCGCCCGCACCGACGTTCGCGCTGCATTGGCAACCGCGTCCGGTCGCACCCGAAGCGGCCGAAGCAACGCCCGAAACAACGCCCGCGCGGCCCGAATGCGCGGTCTACGCGACGGGCCGCGAAGCCGACGCGCTCGAATGGCTCATGCCGCGTCTGCGCGCGGGCGACGGCCATGCGGCGCTGCTGTGCGTCGGCGCGGGCGACGATCCGCTCGGCGTCGCGCAATGCGCGGGCTTCGTCGGATTGTGGCAGACGCTCGCCGCGCGCGAATGCGCGGGCGTGCTGACGCTGCTGCTGCCGGCCGATGCGCGCAGCGGCCCGCTCGTCGGCGCGGCGCGCGTCGCGAGCGCCGAGCATGCGGCGCTGCGCGTGCGGCTCGTCCTCGCCGACGATCATCCGGATCTCGCGCCGCGCGCCGCCGATTTGCGCTGGGCCGCCGCGCTCGCGCGCGACGCCGCGAGCTTCGCGGAAGAACCCTGGCTGCTGCGCCGCGACGGCCGGATGTTCGTGCCGCGCCTGATGCCGCACGCGGCGCCGGCGCTGCCCGAAGGCACGCTCGGCGCGGCAGGCGGCCCGTATCTCGTCACCGGCGCGGCGGGCGGCCTCGGCCGCGCGCTCGTCGACTGGCTGATCGACGAACAGCAGGTGCCGCCGCACCGGATCGTCGCACTGTGCCGCGACGCCCGCACCGCGCCGCGCGGCGTGCGCGCCGTCGCGGCCGATCTCGCCGACGCGCGCGCGCTCGACGCCGCGCTCGAATCGATCGGCTCGGTCGAAGGCGTCTTCCATCTGGCGGGCGTGCTGGACGACGGCGTCATCGGCAATCTCGACGACGCGCGGCTGCGCCGCGTGCTCGCGCCGAAGCAGAGCCTCGCCGCGCTGCTCGCGCACGCGCCGCGCTGGCGCACGCGCTGGGCGGTCGCGTTCTCGTCGACGAGCGCGCTGCTCGGCGTGCCGGGACAGGCGAATTACGCGGCCGCGAACGCGTGGCTCGATCAGCTCGCGTGCTGGCCCGCCCAACCGGGGCAGCCGGCCGTGCTGAGCATCCAATGGGGCAGTTGGGCCGACGTCGGCATGAGCGCGCGCAGCGACCGGGCGCTGCGTCGCGCGATTCAGGACGGCGAGCGCCCGCTCGCGCCCGACGCCGCGTTCGCCGCGCTCGGCGCGCTGCTTGCCGGCGCGCTCGGCGGTGCGCTGCCCGGCCGCCAGTTCGCGGTCTGCGACGTCGACTGGCCGCGCTCGCCGTGGCGCGACGCGCCGGTCGTCGCCGCGCTCGCGCACGAAGGCGCGTCCGTTGCCGCGGCGGCGCGCGACACGGCGAATCGAACGAACACGGCGAGCACGACCGGCGCGGCGGCGATCGCGATGTCCGACGCGTCCGCTTCCGCGTCCGGGAAAGCGGCCGGCATTTCCGCCGATTCCGACTCCGGTTCCGGTTCCGCACGGCCGGCGCGCCCGACTCACGAACGCGCGCACCTCGCAGCCGCGACTTCCGCTTCGTCGCCGGCCGCTCGGGCGATGCCGTCCGCCAGCGCACGCGACCCCGTCCGCGCGTTCCTCGAAGACTACGTGAGCCGATGGGACGAGCGGCTCGATCTCGCGACGCTCGGGCTCGATTCGCTCGATCTCGCGCAGATGCGAAACGGCTTTTTCAAGAAATTCGGTGTGCAGATACCGCTTTCGACGCTCGCATCGCCGACGCTGAAGATCGGCGAGCTGGCCCGCCGGATGCGGAACGTCGCCGGCATCGCGGACGAGTAG